TGTTGTTCACTGAGTTTATTTCAGATATGCTTCATATACTGGCATATTAGAATCCGCGACCAGGTATTTTAACCTGATACCTGGCAAATAACGCGATTAATTCTAACCAGATTTAAACCATGAAGCAAGTACTGTTAAGCCTGTTAATAGCGCTGGTAATCAACCTGTCGGCCTATCATATTGCCACCGCTCAACCCGGAAAATTCAACCAATTTTACATGTTCCTCGCCAGAGCAAAAGTTGCACCGCAATGGACAGTTACTTCCCTGGTACAATACCGGAGTTATGATGTTGACATCACAGACAGCAGACTTTTCTTAGTGAACACTTACGCAGATTATAAACTAAAAAATGCGCCGGTTCAATTTGGAGGTGGTTATATGTATCTTGAAATTTCACCCTATGATGAAACAGGCACAGAGAAAAAGACCATACCCGAACACCGGGTATTCCAACAGGTAACTATTGGTCATAAATTGAGCGAAAGGCTTGAGCTTTCGCAAA
The sequence above is drawn from the Pedobacter cryoconitis genome and encodes:
- a CDS encoding DUF2490 domain-containing protein, whose amino-acid sequence is MKQVLLSLLIALVINLSAYHIATAQPGKFNQFYMFLARAKVAPQWTVTSLVQYRSYDVDITDSRLFLVNTYADYKLKNAPVQFGGGYMYLEISPYDETGTEKKTIPEHRVFQQVTIGHKLSERLELSQRYRFEERFLFSDRFILRARHLLSANYKLGNLESGKWTLIGKNEIRMNLDKETAFDSFRLWGGAGYKITKTFEVESYWMSQFESGGIFNFGVLSLRKSFDFTRKNKN